A window of the Streptomyces formicae genome harbors these coding sequences:
- a CDS encoding DNA-3-methyladenine glycosylase, which yields MIESPDRTPLSRDFFDRPVLDVAPDLLGRTLVRSTADGTIELRLTEVEAYAGEIDPGSHAYRGRTARNAVMFGPPGHAYVYFTYGMWHCLNLVCGPEGMASAVLLRAGEIHVGTELARKRRISARNDKELAKGPARLATALNIDRTLDGTDVCAGPDAPLRLLTGTLVPSDQVRNGPRTGVGGDGATHPWRYWISDEPTVSPYRAHAPRRRST from the coding sequence ATGATCGAGAGCCCCGACCGTACGCCGCTGTCCCGGGACTTCTTCGACCGCCCCGTCCTCGACGTCGCCCCCGATCTCCTCGGCCGCACCCTGGTCCGCAGCACGGCCGACGGAACCATCGAGCTCCGGCTCACGGAAGTAGAGGCATACGCGGGCGAGATCGACCCGGGCTCACACGCCTACCGCGGCCGCACCGCCCGCAACGCGGTGATGTTCGGCCCGCCCGGACACGCGTACGTCTACTTCACCTACGGCATGTGGCACTGCCTCAACCTGGTGTGCGGCCCCGAGGGCATGGCGAGCGCCGTCCTGCTGCGCGCGGGCGAGATCCATGTGGGCACCGAGCTCGCGCGCAAACGTCGAATCTCGGCCCGAAATGACAAGGAACTGGCCAAAGGCCCGGCCCGCCTGGCCACGGCCCTCAACATCGACCGCACCCTCGACGGCACCGACGTCTGCGCGGGCCCCGATGCCCCGCTGCGCCTGCTCACGGGCACCCTCGTGCCGTCTGACCAGGTACGCAACGGCCCCCGTACGGGAGTCGGCGGCGACGGGGCGACACACCCCTGGCGCTACTGGATCAGTGACGAGCCCACAGTGAGCCCGTATCGGGCCCACGCGCCACGCCGTCGGTCAACTTGA
- a CDS encoding sporulation protein — protein MGFKRLLASLGAGGASVETELTEANVVPGGVVQGEVRIQGGSVDQQIEGLSVGLQARVEVEGGDQEVKQDIEFTKQRLGGAFEVKAGALHVVPFGLEIPWETPITSIAGQRLHGMNIGVTTELEIARAVDSGDLDPIDVHPLPAQQAILDAFVQLGFRFKSADMERGHIRGTRQKLPFYQEIEFLPPQQYRGLNQVELTFIADDREMDVVLEMDKKPGLFSEGSDSYRAFQVDLHHFQGTDYVAYLNQWLADVGGRRNWS, from the coding sequence ATGGGCTTCAAGCGGCTGCTCGCGAGCTTGGGTGCCGGCGGGGCGTCGGTCGAGACGGAGCTGACAGAGGCGAACGTCGTCCCGGGCGGTGTCGTCCAGGGTGAGGTGCGGATCCAGGGCGGTTCGGTCGATCAGCAGATCGAGGGGCTGTCCGTCGGTCTCCAGGCGCGCGTCGAGGTGGAGGGCGGCGACCAGGAGGTCAAGCAGGACATCGAGTTCACCAAGCAGCGTCTCGGTGGTGCCTTCGAGGTGAAGGCCGGTGCGTTGCATGTCGTGCCGTTCGGTCTGGAGATTCCGTGGGAGACCCCGATCACCAGCATCGCCGGGCAGCGGCTGCACGGGATGAACATCGGTGTGACGACCGAGCTGGAGATCGCGCGGGCCGTGGACTCGGGCGATCTGGATCCGATCGACGTGCACCCGCTCCCCGCGCAGCAGGCGATCCTCGACGCGTTCGTGCAGCTGGGCTTCCGCTTCAAGAGCGCGGACATGGAGCGCGGGCACATCCGGGGGACCCGACAGAAGCTGCCGTTCTACCAGGAGATCGAGTTCCTGCCGCCGCAGCAGTACCGGGGCCTGAACCAGGTCGAGCTCACGTTCATCGCCGACGACCGGGAGATGGACGTCGTGCTGGAGATGGACAAGAAGCCGGGACTGTTCAGCGAGGGCAGTGACTCGTACCGGGCGTTCCAGGTGGATCTGCACCACTTCCAGGGGACGGACTACGTCGCCTACCTCAACCAGTGGCTCGCGGACGTCGGCGGGCGTCGTAACTGGTCCTAG
- a CDS encoding YbhB/YbcL family Raf kinase inhibitor-like protein: MTEAKRAPLPHDFHPPVPSFTVTSDDIEPGGVLKDAQVHSAGNTSPQLSWEGFPAGTKSFAVTCFDPDAPTGSGFWHWVLFDIPASVTELPAGAGSGKFEGLPEGAVQVRNDYGSKDFGGAAPPPGDGPHRYVFTVYAVDKEKLGPGDDVSPAVVGFNLRFHALARAQLIGEYENRG, encoded by the coding sequence GTGACCGAGGCGAAGAGGGCTCCGCTGCCTCATGACTTCCATCCGCCGGTGCCGTCGTTCACGGTGACGAGCGACGACATCGAGCCCGGTGGTGTCCTGAAGGACGCTCAGGTGCACTCGGCGGGCAACACGTCGCCGCAGCTGAGCTGGGAGGGCTTCCCGGCGGGGACGAAGAGCTTCGCTGTGACGTGCTTCGACCCGGACGCGCCGACGGGCAGCGGGTTCTGGCACTGGGTGCTGTTCGACATCCCGGCGTCGGTCACGGAGCTGCCGGCGGGTGCGGGCAGCGGGAAGTTCGAGGGGCTGCCCGAGGGCGCCGTGCAGGTCCGCAACGACTACGGGTCGAAGGACTTCGGTGGTGCGGCGCCGCCGCCGGGTGACGGTCCGCACCGCTATGTCTTCACCGTGTACGCGGTGGACAAGGAGAAGCTGGGGCCGGGTGACGATGTGTCGCCGGCGGTGGTGGGCTTCAATCTGCGGTTCCACGCACTGGCGCGCGCCCAGCTCATCGGCGAGTACGAGAACCGCGGGTAG
- a CDS encoding HNH endonuclease — MRDTLVLNASFEPLSTVTLNRAVVLVLQDKAVVEQAHPELRVRGAEVDLPVPRVIRLCRYVRVPFRRQAPWSRRGVLVRDQHRCAYCGRRATTVDHVVPRSQGGADSWLNTVASCAEDNHRKADRTPEQAGMPLLHEPFVPTPADAMLLALRAGERSALPDWLAQHSAQPVAQSAA, encoded by the coding sequence ATGCGGGACACGCTGGTACTGAATGCGAGCTTCGAGCCGCTGTCGACGGTGACGCTGAACCGCGCGGTGGTGCTCGTGCTGCAGGACAAGGCCGTCGTCGAGCAGGCCCACCCCGAGCTGCGTGTGCGTGGTGCCGAGGTGGATCTTCCGGTGCCGAGGGTGATCAGGCTCTGCAGATACGTGCGGGTGCCGTTCCGAAGACAGGCACCGTGGTCGAGGCGGGGTGTCCTGGTCCGGGACCAACACAGGTGCGCGTACTGCGGGAGGCGGGCGACGACCGTGGACCATGTGGTGCCGCGGTCGCAGGGTGGTGCGGACAGCTGGCTGAACACGGTCGCGTCCTGCGCCGAGGACAACCACCGCAAGGCGGACCGTACGCCGGAGCAGGCGGGGATGCCGCTGCTGCACGAGCCCTTCGTGCCGACTCCGGCGGACGCGATGCTGCTGGCGCTGCGGGCGGGTGAGCGGTCGGCGCTGCCGGACTGGCTGGCGCAGCACTCGGCGCAGCCGGTGGCGCAGTCGGCGGCGTAG
- a CDS encoding sulfite exporter TauE/SafE family protein, with protein sequence MSIWEALAVFAAGTAAGTINTIVGSGTLITFPVLLATGLPPVTATVSNALGLIPGSISGAIGYRDELTGQRRRIIRLGLAALVGGLGGAMLLLLLPSTAFETVVPVLVALALVLVILQPRISDAVQRRRERNGATDPHPDGGPLLLTTVMLASVYGGYFTAAQGIIYLSLMGMLLNDSLQRLNATKNVLAAIVNATAALFFLFVAHFDWTAVLLIAVGSAIGGQIGAKVGRRLSPVVMRTVIVIVGTVAIVQLTLR encoded by the coding sequence TTGTCCATCTGGGAAGCGCTCGCGGTCTTCGCGGCAGGCACGGCGGCCGGCACGATCAACACCATCGTCGGCTCGGGGACCCTCATCACCTTCCCGGTCCTGCTGGCCACCGGCCTCCCACCCGTCACCGCGACCGTCTCGAACGCCCTCGGCCTCATACCGGGATCGATCAGCGGCGCCATCGGCTACCGGGACGAGCTCACCGGCCAGCGCCGCCGCATCATCCGCCTCGGCCTCGCCGCCCTCGTCGGCGGCCTCGGCGGCGCCATGCTGCTGCTCCTGCTGCCCTCGACGGCCTTCGAGACCGTCGTCCCCGTCCTGGTCGCCCTCGCCCTCGTCCTCGTGATCCTCCAGCCCCGGATCTCCGACGCCGTGCAGCGCCGCCGCGAACGCAACGGCGCGACCGACCCCCACCCCGACGGCGGGCCGCTGCTCCTCACCACCGTCATGCTCGCCAGCGTCTACGGCGGCTACTTCACCGCGGCCCAGGGGATCATCTACCTCTCCCTGATGGGCATGCTGCTCAACGACTCCCTGCAGCGCCTCAACGCCACCAAGAACGTCCTCGCCGCGATCGTCAACGCCACCGCGGCCCTGTTCTTCCTCTTCGTCGCCCACTTCGACTGGACCGCCGTCCTGCTGATCGCCGTCGGCTCCGCCATCGGCGGCCAGATCGGCGCCAAGGTCGGCCGCAGGCTCTCACCCGTGGTGATGCGCACCGTGATCGTCATCGTGGGTACGGTCGCCATCGTCCAGCTCACCCTGCGCTGA
- a CDS encoding SPFH domain-containing protein: MPSIIIVLVILVVLVFIALIKTIQVIPQASAAIVERFGRYTRTLNAGLNIVVPFIDSIRNRIDLREQVVPFPPQPVITQDNLVVNIDTVIYYQVTDARAATYEVASYIQAIEQLTVTTLRNIIGGMDLERTLTSREEINAALRGVLDEATGKWGIRVNRVELKAIEPPTSIQDSMEKQMRADRDKRAAILTAEGIRQSQILTAEGEKQSAILRAEGEAKAAALRAEGEAQAVRTVFEAIHAGDPDQKLLSYQYLQMLPKIAEGDANKLWIVPSEIGDALKGLSGAIGSFGGPLSGAGGNSGGNSGGNHGNAGNVPQQGGGAERREQPPID, from the coding sequence ATGCCATCGATCATCATCGTCCTGGTCATTCTGGTGGTGCTTGTCTTCATCGCCCTGATCAAGACGATCCAGGTCATCCCGCAGGCCAGCGCCGCCATCGTCGAACGCTTCGGCCGCTACACCCGCACCCTCAACGCGGGACTCAACATCGTCGTCCCGTTCATCGACTCGATCCGCAACCGGATCGACCTCCGGGAACAGGTCGTTCCGTTCCCGCCCCAGCCGGTGATCACCCAGGACAACCTGGTCGTCAACATCGACACCGTCATCTACTACCAGGTCACCGACGCCCGCGCCGCGACGTACGAGGTCGCCAGCTACATCCAGGCGATCGAGCAGCTCACCGTCACCACCCTGCGCAACATCATCGGCGGTATGGACCTGGAGCGGACCCTCACCTCCCGCGAGGAGATCAACGCGGCCCTGCGCGGCGTCCTCGACGAAGCCACCGGCAAGTGGGGCATCCGCGTCAACCGCGTCGAGCTCAAGGCCATCGAGCCCCCCACCTCCATCCAGGACTCGATGGAGAAGCAGATGCGCGCCGACCGCGACAAGCGCGCCGCCATCCTCACCGCCGAAGGCATCCGCCAGTCGCAGATCCTCACCGCGGAGGGCGAGAAGCAGTCCGCCATCCTCCGTGCCGAAGGTGAGGCCAAGGCCGCGGCCCTGCGCGCCGAGGGCGAGGCGCAGGCCGTCCGTACGGTCTTCGAGGCCATCCACGCCGGCGACCCGGACCAGAAGCTCCTCTCGTACCAGTACCTCCAGATGCTCCCGAAGATCGCCGAGGGCGACGCCAACAAGCTCTGGATCGTGCCCAGCGAGATCGGCGACGCACTCAAGGGCCTCTCCGGAGCCATCGGCAGCTTCGGCGGCCCGCTCTCCGGCGCAGGCGGCAACAGCGGCGGCAACAGCGGCGGCAACCACGGAAACGCCGGGAACGTCCCGCAGCAGGGCGGCGGCGCCGAGCGGCGCGAGCAGCCCCCCATCGACTGA
- a CDS encoding NfeD family protein — translation MDIDAWVWWLIAAVGLGIPLVLTAMPEFGMLAAGAVAGAVTAGLGFGIVAQVVVFAAVSVALIAVVRPIAARHSAQRPQLATGVDALRGRQAVVLERVDGSGGRIKLAGEIWSARALDTGQAFEPGEQVDVVEIDGATAVVM, via the coding sequence GTGGACATCGACGCATGGGTGTGGTGGCTGATCGCGGCAGTGGGGCTCGGCATCCCCCTCGTCCTCACCGCCATGCCCGAATTCGGGATGCTCGCCGCCGGAGCGGTCGCCGGAGCCGTCACCGCCGGCCTCGGCTTCGGCATCGTGGCCCAGGTGGTCGTCTTCGCCGCAGTCTCGGTCGCGCTCATCGCGGTCGTACGGCCCATCGCGGCCCGTCACAGCGCGCAGCGGCCCCAACTGGCAACGGGAGTCGACGCGCTGAGAGGCCGTCAAGCCGTCGTGCTGGAACGGGTCGACGGCAGCGGCGGCCGCATCAAGCTCGCCGGAGAGATCTGGTCGGCGCGCGCACTCGACACCGGCCAGGCCTTCGAACCCGGCGAGCAGGTCGACGTGGTCGAGATCGACGGAGCGACCGCCGTGGTGATGTGA
- a CDS encoding ABC transporter ATP-binding protein, which produces MSDVLELVDVAVVRDGRALVDDVSWSVKEGERWVILGPNGAGKTTLLNIASSYLFPTSGTATILGDRLGKIDVFELRPRIGVAGIAMAEKLPKRQTVLQTVLTAAYGMTATWHEDYDAVDEERARAFLDRLGMSDYLDRKFGTLSEGERKRTLIARAMMTDPELLLFDEPAAGLDLGGREDLVRRLGRLARDPFAPSMIMVTHHVEEIAPGFTHVLMIRQGKVLAAGPMETELTSRNLSLCFGLPLVVERNGERWTAQGLPLS; this is translated from the coding sequence ATGAGCGATGTACTGGAGCTGGTGGACGTAGCCGTGGTCCGCGACGGACGGGCTCTGGTGGACGACGTCTCCTGGTCGGTCAAGGAAGGCGAGCGCTGGGTGATCCTCGGCCCCAACGGAGCCGGCAAGACCACCCTCCTCAACATCGCCTCCAGCTACCTCTTCCCCACCTCCGGCACCGCCACCATCCTCGGCGACCGCCTCGGCAAGATCGACGTCTTCGAGCTCCGCCCCCGCATCGGCGTCGCCGGCATCGCCATGGCCGAGAAGTTGCCCAAGCGCCAGACCGTCCTGCAGACCGTCCTCACCGCCGCCTACGGCATGACCGCCACCTGGCACGAGGACTACGACGCCGTCGACGAGGAGCGCGCCCGCGCCTTCCTCGACCGCCTCGGCATGTCCGACTACCTGGACCGCAAGTTCGGCACCCTCTCCGAGGGGGAGCGCAAGCGCACCCTCATCGCCCGCGCGATGATGACCGACCCCGAGCTGCTCCTCTTCGACGAGCCCGCCGCCGGACTCGACCTGGGCGGCCGCGAGGACCTGGTCCGCCGCCTCGGCCGGCTCGCCCGCGACCCGTTCGCCCCCTCCATGATCATGGTGACCCACCATGTCGAGGAGATCGCCCCGGGCTTCACCCACGTCCTCATGATCCGCCAGGGCAAGGTGCTCGCCGCGGGCCCCATGGAGACCGAGCTGACGTCCCGCAACCTCTCCCTCTGCTTCGGCCTCCCGCTCGTCGTCGAGCGCAACGGCGAGCGCTGGACCGCCCAGGGCCTCCCGCTGTCCTGA
- a CDS encoding chaplin, translating into MKNLKKAVAVSVIAGGIVAAGAGVASATSAHAEGKALNSPGVGSGNLVQAPVHVPVNAVGNTVNVIGALNSAFGNEGVNF; encoded by the coding sequence GTGAAGAACCTGAAGAAGGCCGTGGCCGTCTCCGTGATCGCCGGCGGCATCGTCGCGGCCGGTGCCGGTGTCGCGTCCGCCACCTCCGCGCACGCCGAGGGCAAGGCCCTCAACTCCCCGGGCGTCGGCTCCGGCAACCTGGTTCAGGCCCCGGTCCACGTCCCGGTCAACGCGGTCGGCAACACCGTCAACGTCATCGGTGCGCTCAACTCGGCGTTCGGCAACGAGGGCGTCAACTTCTGA
- a CDS encoding response regulator, translated as MADKAIRVLLVDDHQVVRRGLRTFLEVQDDIEVVGEAGDGDEGVARAEELRPDVVLMDVKMPGTDGIEALRKLRALDNPAKVLVVTSFTEQRTVVPALRAGASGYVYKDVDPDALAGAIRSVHAGHVLLQPEVAGALLAQDDPAAGQGRGGSLTEREREVLGLIADGRSNREIARALVLSEKTVKTHVSNILMKLDLSDRTQAALWAVRHGLTD; from the coding sequence GTGGCTGACAAGGCGATCCGTGTGCTGCTGGTGGACGACCATCAGGTCGTCCGCCGCGGCCTGCGTACGTTCCTCGAGGTGCAGGACGACATCGAGGTCGTGGGCGAGGCGGGTGACGGCGACGAGGGCGTGGCCCGTGCCGAGGAGCTGCGGCCGGACGTCGTGCTGATGGACGTGAAGATGCCCGGCACCGACGGCATCGAGGCCCTGCGCAAGCTGCGCGCACTGGACAACCCCGCGAAGGTGCTCGTCGTCACGAGCTTCACCGAGCAGCGCACGGTGGTCCCGGCGCTGCGCGCGGGCGCCTCCGGATACGTGTACAAGGACGTGGACCCGGACGCGCTGGCCGGTGCGATCCGCTCGGTGCACGCGGGCCATGTGCTGCTCCAGCCCGAGGTGGCCGGGGCCTTGCTCGCCCAGGACGATCCCGCGGCCGGGCAGGGCAGGGGCGGTTCGCTGACCGAGCGGGAGCGCGAGGTGCTCGGCCTGATCGCCGACGGCCGCTCCAACCGGGAGATCGCGCGGGCGCTGGTCCTCTCCGAGAAGACGGTGAAGACCCATGTGTCGAACATTCTGATGAAGCTCGACCTCTCGGACCGTACACAGGCCGCGCTGTGGGCCGTGCGCCACGGGCTCACCGACTGA
- a CDS encoding GAF domain-containing sensor histidine kinase encodes MSHRPSSGLAAVSTALLAMSRHLEVRDVLKTIVASARELLDAEYAALGVPDDHGGFAQFVVDGVSDEQWRAIGPLPRQHGILASMLRDARPERLADVREDPRFEGWPSAHPDMSDFLGLPIKDGDETIGALFLANKRCPRPGGGCGFTEDDEELLSILAQHAAIALTNARLYERSRELTIAEERSRLAHELHDAVSQKLFSLRLTAQAAARLVDRDPVRAKGELQQVASLAAEAADELRAAVVELRPAALDEDGLVNTLRTQIQVLDRAHTARVTFDSCGVRALPAAQEEALLRVAQEALHNALRHSGAQQVTVGLARRGQGAVLSVTDDGKGFEPHAVRTAGRHLGLVSMRDRASGVGGTLTVESAPGKGTTVEMEVPGG; translated from the coding sequence ATGAGCCATCGACCGAGCTCGGGGCTGGCCGCCGTGAGCACCGCTCTCCTCGCCATGAGCAGGCATCTCGAGGTGCGCGACGTCCTCAAGACGATCGTCGCCTCGGCCCGTGAGCTGCTCGACGCGGAGTACGCGGCGCTGGGCGTTCCCGACGACCACGGCGGCTTCGCCCAGTTCGTCGTCGACGGCGTCAGCGACGAGCAGTGGCGGGCGATCGGCCCACTCCCGCGCCAGCACGGCATCCTCGCCTCGATGCTCAGGGACGCCAGGCCCGAGCGGCTCGCGGACGTGCGGGAGGACCCCCGCTTCGAGGGCTGGCCCTCCGCCCACCCCGACATGTCGGACTTCCTGGGCCTGCCCATCAAGGACGGCGACGAGACGATTGGCGCGCTGTTCCTCGCCAACAAGCGGTGCCCCCGCCCGGGCGGCGGCTGCGGCTTCACCGAGGACGACGAGGAGCTCCTCTCGATCCTCGCCCAGCACGCCGCGATCGCCCTCACCAACGCCCGGCTGTACGAGCGCAGCCGCGAGCTCACCATCGCCGAGGAGCGCTCCCGCCTCGCCCACGAGCTCCACGACGCCGTCAGCCAGAAGCTCTTCTCGCTCCGGCTCACCGCCCAGGCCGCCGCCAGGCTCGTGGACCGCGACCCGGTCCGCGCCAAGGGCGAGCTCCAGCAGGTCGCCTCACTCGCCGCCGAAGCAGCCGACGAGCTGCGGGCCGCCGTCGTCGAGCTGCGCCCCGCGGCCCTGGACGAGGACGGCCTGGTCAACACGCTGCGTACGCAGATACAGGTCCTCGACCGCGCCCACACGGCGCGCGTCACCTTCGACAGCTGCGGCGTCCGCGCACTGCCCGCCGCCCAGGAGGAGGCGCTGCTGCGGGTCGCCCAGGAAGCCCTGCACAACGCGCTGCGGCACTCGGGCGCACAGCAGGTCACGGTCGGCCTGGCCCGCCGCGGCCAGGGTGCGGTCCTCAGCGTCACGGACGACGGCAAGGGCTTCGAGCCCCACGCGGTCCGCACCGCCGGCCGCCACCTCGGCCTCGTCTCGATGCGCGACCGGGCGAGCGGCGTCGGCGGCACCCTCACGGTGGAATCGGCGCCCGGCAAGGGCACCACGGTCGAGATGGAGGTCCCCGGTGGCTGA
- a CDS encoding SDR family NAD(P)-dependent oxidoreductase translates to MPVAIITGASKGLGRALGAALARRGWDLVLDARTAAVLEETAVGLKRYGTRVVALTGDVTDAGHRGELVAAARALGSLDLLVSNASALGAEPLVRLAELPPAGLRAALETNVVAALGLVQEALPLLRTAPSGAVVAVSSDAAAEAYETWGGYGASKAALDHLAAVLAVEELGLRVWAVDPGDMRTDLYAAAVPDDNGPRPAPEAAVPGFLRLLDERPASGRYTVSALVEAR, encoded by the coding sequence ATGCCTGTCGCGATCATCACGGGTGCGTCGAAGGGGCTGGGGCGCGCGCTGGGCGCGGCGCTCGCGCGGCGCGGCTGGGATCTGGTGCTGGACGCGCGGACGGCGGCCGTGCTGGAGGAGACGGCCGTCGGGCTGAAGCGGTACGGAACCCGGGTGGTGGCGCTGACCGGGGACGTCACTGACGCCGGACACCGCGGGGAGCTGGTTGCGGCGGCCCGTGCGCTCGGCTCGCTCGATCTGCTCGTGAGCAATGCGAGCGCGCTGGGTGCCGAGCCGCTGGTGCGGCTCGCGGAGCTGCCGCCCGCGGGGCTGCGGGCGGCGCTGGAGACCAATGTGGTGGCGGCGCTCGGGCTGGTGCAGGAGGCGCTTCCCCTGCTGCGCACCGCACCGTCGGGTGCGGTGGTCGCCGTCTCGTCGGACGCGGCGGCGGAGGCGTACGAGACCTGGGGCGGTTACGGGGCGTCGAAGGCGGCGCTCGACCATCTGGCGGCGGTCCTGGCGGTGGAGGAGCTGGGGCTGCGGGTCTGGGCGGTCGACCCGGGCGACATGCGCACGGATCTGTACGCGGCGGCCGTGCCGGACGACAACGGGCCGAGGCCGGCTCCGGAAGCGGCGGTGCCGGGCTTTCTGCGGCTGCTGGACGAGCGGCCGGCGAGTGGGCGGTACACGGTCTCGGCGCTGGTGGAAGCGCGATGA
- a CDS encoding S-adenosylmethionine:tRNA ribosyltransferase-isomerase, which produces MTALGVLGALRVPDELSARVPAEERGSGRDDVRLLVSRGTAVSHHAFRELPGLLRAGDVLVVNTSATLPAAVNARLCGERLVVHFSTRGEDGRWAVELRTPDGSGSTLPRPGGPSGAQIRLPGGGLLVPREPLVPGADRLWWATASVGVPELMRRYGRPIRYRYTERDQPLSAYQTVFALPAPDGAGSAEMPSAGRPFTEAVVAELVRRGVQFAPVTLYTGVASAEAHEPPYPERFEVPATTARLVNAARADRAVARSAPWRRAGRVAGGRIVAVGTTAVRALESATDRDGVVRAASGWTDLVVTPGRGVRAVDGLLTGLHEPEASHLLMLEAIAGQEALAVGYTEALRRLYLWHEFGDLHLILPDDNLHTLL; this is translated from the coding sequence ATGACGGCCCTGGGGGTGCTGGGGGCACTGCGGGTGCCCGACGAGTTGTCGGCGCGGGTGCCGGCGGAGGAGCGCGGGAGCGGGCGGGACGACGTACGGCTGCTGGTGTCGCGCGGTACGGCGGTGTCGCACCACGCCTTCCGGGAGCTGCCGGGGCTGCTGCGCGCCGGTGACGTGCTGGTGGTGAACACCTCGGCGACGCTGCCTGCGGCCGTGAACGCGCGGCTGTGCGGGGAGCGGCTGGTCGTCCACTTCTCCACGCGGGGAGAGGACGGCCGATGGGCAGTGGAGCTGCGCACCCCGGACGGGTCGGGCAGCACGCTGCCGCGGCCGGGCGGCCCCTCGGGGGCGCAGATCCGGCTGCCCGGGGGCGGGCTGCTCGTGCCGCGGGAGCCTCTGGTGCCGGGCGCGGACCGGTTGTGGTGGGCCACTGCGTCCGTCGGCGTGCCGGAGCTGATGCGGCGCTACGGCAGGCCGATCCGGTACCGCTACACGGAGCGCGACCAGCCGCTGTCCGCGTACCAGACGGTTTTCGCGCTGCCTGCGCCGGACGGGGCGGGCTCGGCGGAGATGCCGAGCGCGGGCCGCCCGTTCACTGAGGCGGTGGTGGCGGAGCTGGTGCGGCGGGGTGTGCAGTTCGCTCCGGTCACGCTGTACACGGGGGTGGCGTCGGCGGAGGCGCACGAGCCGCCGTACCCGGAGCGCTTCGAGGTGCCGGCGACGACGGCGCGGCTGGTGAACGCGGCGCGGGCCGATCGCGCTGTGGCGCGGAGCGCCCCGTGGAGGCGTGCCGGCCGGGTGGCGGGTGGGCGGATCGTCGCGGTGGGGACGACGGCGGTACGCGCGCTGGAGTCGGCCACCGACCGCGACGGCGTCGTACGGGCGGCGTCCGGGTGGACCGATCTGGTCGTGACGCCCGGGCGCGGGGTGCGGGCGGTCGACGGCCTGCTGACCGGGCTGCACGAGCCGGAGGCCTCGCATCTGCTGATGCTGGAGGCGATCGCCGGGCAGGAGGCACTGGCCGTTGGTTATACCGAGGCGCTGCGCCGTCTCTATCTGTGGCACGAGTTCGGCGACCTGCATCTCATCCTGCCGGATGACAACCTTCACACTTTGCTATGA
- a CDS encoding transglycosylase SLT domain-containing protein, producing MFASRTSGSARLSKTHKFSIAGVAAVGATALAFSLVPGNAAAESETQAVASANVAWTSSVNTAKAAALQASIANQSAFLDAKAQLDAAAKAKAAAATKAKADAAAAVKAQSAAKAEAAAKAKAETAAKQRATAQATASRTAVRKPVYANNLDGWIREALDIMKKHNIPGTYHGIHKNVMRESSGNPRAINNWDINAINGVPSKGLLQVIKPTFDAYHVPGTPWDQYDPVANIVAACNYAADRYGTIDNVNSAY from the coding sequence ATGTTCGCGTCCCGCACTTCCGGTTCCGCCCGTCTGTCCAAGACCCACAAGTTCTCGATCGCTGGTGTGGCCGCCGTCGGCGCCACCGCCCTCGCGTTCTCGCTCGTGCCGGGCAACGCCGCTGCCGAGTCCGAGACGCAGGCTGTCGCCTCCGCCAATGTCGCCTGGACCTCCAGCGTGAACACGGCCAAGGCCGCCGCCCTGCAGGCGAGCATCGCCAACCAGTCCGCCTTCCTCGACGCCAAGGCCCAGCTCGACGCCGCCGCGAAGGCGAAGGCGGCCGCCGCGACGAAGGCCAAGGCCGACGCCGCTGCCGCCGTCAAGGCGCAGTCCGCCGCCAAGGCCGAGGCCGCCGCCAAGGCCAAGGCCGAGACCGCCGCGAAGCAGCGCGCCACGGCTCAGGCCACCGCCAGCCGTACCGCCGTCCGTAAGCCCGTCTACGCCAACAACCTGGACGGCTGGATCCGCGAGGCCCTGGACATCATGAAGAAGCACAACATCCCGGGCACCTACCACGGCATCCACAAGAACGTCATGCGCGAGTCCTCCGGTAACCCGCGTGCGATCAACAACTGGGACATCAACGCCATCAACGGCGTCCCGTCGAAGGGCCTGCTGCAGGTCATCAAGCCGACCTTCGACGCGTACCACGTCCCCGGCACCCCCTGGGACCAGTACGACCCGGTCGCCAACATCGTCGCCGCCTGCAACTACGCGGCCGACCGCTACGGCACGATCGACAACGTCAACAGCGCCTACTGA